In a single window of the Carassius gibelio isolate Cgi1373 ecotype wild population from Czech Republic chromosome A12, carGib1.2-hapl.c, whole genome shotgun sequence genome:
- the LOC128025572 gene encoding uncharacterized protein LOC128025572 gives MHSSQTTPVLSPNLANLFSSDEASSNLLDSCLVCPSPEEERPPPPYPFPISSSSSFSSPSFSFSVSHLRVRPECVPPSAFTRWSVYSPPPPPLLSSTSLDINSNPKPSVLHLSKQGSLPTEPSPPHAPVYIKPPLAPCLSTLSPHSAAPLWAACSRERGLRVPR, from the coding sequence ATGCACAGTTCTCAGACGACCCCTGTTTTATCTCCCAATCTTGCGAATCTTTTCAGCTCTGACGAGGCGTCATCCAATCTCTTGGACTCCTGTCTCGTCTGCCCCTCCCCTGAGGAGGAGCGTCCACCCCCTCCGTACCCGTTCCCtatctcctcctcttcctctttctcctccCCCTCCTTCTCGTTCTCTGTCTCTCACCTTCGAGTGCGTCCCGAATGCGTCCCTCCCTCGGCGTTTACCCGCTGGTCCGTGTACAGCCCTCCGCCTCCGCCCCTCCTGTCCTCCACCTCTCTAGACATCAACTCCAACCCCAAACCCAGCGTCCTGCACCTGTCCAAGCAGGGCTCTCTGCCCACCGAGCCGTCCCCCCCGCACGCACCCGTTTACATCAAACCCCCACTCGCTCCCTGCCTCTCCACCCTCAGCCCTCATTCTGCTGCGCCGCTGTGGGCCGCCTGCAGCCGAGAGAGGGGACTCAGAGTGCCTAGGTAA
- the LOC128025569 gene encoding testis-expressed protein 47 isoform X2 yields the protein MERDTQSSRTEADQENGSSLFHRRLKHRTETKFLLHRLTVIGRLSCGAADRRAVLDHYEKLILSLQRIRAGEDVTGLLLLYPQHVLLVIECSTEALLSVLQDLRHMEENRSTSLPRSGPILEPRILLVSHDLPRRLFQRWSHKLLDESESQRTLVSDELSPERLVRDTLHQILRLGRLLLNRTQQTTGSEVIADEVLKEASDAVPPQAAVTRLLQMETLLSPARYISTYHTPLHLRLDSGHVFGSFRPTTV from the exons atggagagagacacacagagctcCAGGACAGAAGCAGATCAAGAGAACGGCTCCAGTCTGTTCCACCGACGGCTGAAGCACCGCACAGAGACG AAGTTCCTGTTACACCGGCTGACTGTGATTGGCCGTCTGTCGTGTGGAGCGGCTGACAGGAGAGCTGTGTTAG ATCACTACGAGAAGCTGATTCTCAGTCTGCAGAGGATCCGAGCGGGTGAAGACGTCACCGGTCTCCTGCTGCTTTACCCTCAGCACGTGCTGCTCGTCATCGAG TGTTCGACTGAAGCTCTGCTGTCTGTCCTGCAAGACCTGCGACACATGGAGGAGAACAG AAGCACCTCTCTGCCCCGCAGCGGTCCGATCCTGGAGCCCCGAATCCTGCTGGTGTCCCACGACCTTCCCAGAAGACTCTTCCAGCGCTGGAGCCACAAGCTTCTGGACGAGTCTGAGAGTCAGAGGACGCTGGTCTCAGACGAACTGAGCCCGGAGAGACTCGTGAGAGACACCCTTCATCAGATCCTGCGGCTCGGACGCCTCCTGCTCAACAGAACACAGCAGACCACG gGATCTGAAGTGATTGCGGATGAAGTGCTGAAGGAGGCATCGGATGCGGTTCCTCCACAGGCCGCAGTGACTCGTCTGCTCCAGATGGAGACGCTGTTGAGTCCCGCGCGCTACATCAGCACCTACCACACACCGCTACACCTGCGCCTGGACTCAG GACATGTTTTCGGGAGTTTTCGTCCCACCACAGTGTAG
- the LOC128025569 gene encoding testis-expressed protein 47 isoform X3: protein MASRDLDAELVRSESLLVRLMDKHRTGRKKFLLHRLTVIGRLSCGAADRRAVLDHYEKLILSLQRIRAGEDVTGLLLLYPQHVLLVIECSTEALLSVLQDLRHMEENRSTSLPRSGPILEPRILLVSHDLPRRLFQRWSHKLLDESESQRTLVSDELSPERLVRDTLHQILRLGRLLLNRTQQTTGSEVIADEVLKEASDAVPPQAAVTRLLQMETLLSPARYISTYHTPLHLRLDSESVWPAGEHLQIV, encoded by the exons aTGGCTTCACGGGATCTGGACGCAGAGTTGGTCAGATCGGAGTCTCTGTTGGTCCGGCTGATGGACAAACACAGGACTGGCAGAAAG AAGTTCCTGTTACACCGGCTGACTGTGATTGGCCGTCTGTCGTGTGGAGCGGCTGACAGGAGAGCTGTGTTAG ATCACTACGAGAAGCTGATTCTCAGTCTGCAGAGGATCCGAGCGGGTGAAGACGTCACCGGTCTCCTGCTGCTTTACCCTCAGCACGTGCTGCTCGTCATCGAG TGTTCGACTGAAGCTCTGCTGTCTGTCCTGCAAGACCTGCGACACATGGAGGAGAACAG AAGCACCTCTCTGCCCCGCAGCGGTCCGATCCTGGAGCCCCGAATCCTGCTGGTGTCCCACGACCTTCCCAGAAGACTCTTCCAGCGCTGGAGCCACAAGCTTCTGGACGAGTCTGAGAGTCAGAGGACGCTGGTCTCAGACGAACTGAGCCCGGAGAGACTCGTGAGAGACACCCTTCATCAGATCCTGCGGCTCGGACGCCTCCTGCTCAACAGAACACAGCAGACCACG gGATCTGAAGTGATTGCGGATGAAGTGCTGAAGGAGGCATCGGATGCGGTTCCTCCACAGGCCGCAGTGACTCGTCTGCTCCAGATGGAGACGCTGTTGAGTCCCGCGCGCTACATCAGCACCTACCACACACCGCTACACCTGCGCCTGGACTCAG aATCTGTGTGGCCTGCAGGGGAACATCTTCAGATCGTTTGA
- the LOC128025569 gene encoding testis-expressed protein 47 isoform X1: MERDTQSSRTEADQENGSSLFHRRLKHRTETKFLLHRLTVIGRLSCGAADRRAVLDHYEKLILSLQRIRAGEDVTGLLLLYPQHVLLVIECSTEALLSVLQDLRHMEENRSTSLPRSGPILEPRILLVSHDLPRRLFQRWSHKLLDESESQRTLVSDELSPERLVRDTLHQILRLGRLLLNRTQQTTGSEVIADEVLKEASDAVPPQAAVTRLLQMETLLSPARYISTYHTPLHLRLDSESVWPAGEHLQIV, encoded by the exons atggagagagacacacagagctcCAGGACAGAAGCAGATCAAGAGAACGGCTCCAGTCTGTTCCACCGACGGCTGAAGCACCGCACAGAGACG AAGTTCCTGTTACACCGGCTGACTGTGATTGGCCGTCTGTCGTGTGGAGCGGCTGACAGGAGAGCTGTGTTAG ATCACTACGAGAAGCTGATTCTCAGTCTGCAGAGGATCCGAGCGGGTGAAGACGTCACCGGTCTCCTGCTGCTTTACCCTCAGCACGTGCTGCTCGTCATCGAG TGTTCGACTGAAGCTCTGCTGTCTGTCCTGCAAGACCTGCGACACATGGAGGAGAACAG AAGCACCTCTCTGCCCCGCAGCGGTCCGATCCTGGAGCCCCGAATCCTGCTGGTGTCCCACGACCTTCCCAGAAGACTCTTCCAGCGCTGGAGCCACAAGCTTCTGGACGAGTCTGAGAGTCAGAGGACGCTGGTCTCAGACGAACTGAGCCCGGAGAGACTCGTGAGAGACACCCTTCATCAGATCCTGCGGCTCGGACGCCTCCTGCTCAACAGAACACAGCAGACCACG gGATCTGAAGTGATTGCGGATGAAGTGCTGAAGGAGGCATCGGATGCGGTTCCTCCACAGGCCGCAGTGACTCGTCTGCTCCAGATGGAGACGCTGTTGAGTCCCGCGCGCTACATCAGCACCTACCACACACCGCTACACCTGCGCCTGGACTCAG aATCTGTGTGGCCTGCAGGGGAACATCTTCAGATCGTTTGA
- the LOC128025569 gene encoding testis-expressed protein 47 isoform X4, giving the protein MERDTQSSRTEADQENGSSLFHRRLKHRTETKFLLHRLTVIGRLSCGAADRRAVLDHYEKLILSLQRIRAGEDVTGLLLLYPQHVLLVIECSTEALLSVLQDLRHMEENSGPILEPRILLVSHDLPRRLFQRWSHKLLDESESQRTLVSDELSPERLVRDTLHQILRLGRLLLNRTQQTTGSEVIADEVLKEASDAVPPQAAVTRLLQMETLLSPARYISTYHTPLHLRLDSESVWPAGEHLQIV; this is encoded by the exons atggagagagacacacagagctcCAGGACAGAAGCAGATCAAGAGAACGGCTCCAGTCTGTTCCACCGACGGCTGAAGCACCGCACAGAGACG AAGTTCCTGTTACACCGGCTGACTGTGATTGGCCGTCTGTCGTGTGGAGCGGCTGACAGGAGAGCTGTGTTAG ATCACTACGAGAAGCTGATTCTCAGTCTGCAGAGGATCCGAGCGGGTGAAGACGTCACCGGTCTCCTGCTGCTTTACCCTCAGCACGTGCTGCTCGTCATCGAG TGTTCGACTGAAGCTCTGCTGTCTGTCCTGCAAGACCTGCGACACATGGAGGAGAACAG CGGTCCGATCCTGGAGCCCCGAATCCTGCTGGTGTCCCACGACCTTCCCAGAAGACTCTTCCAGCGCTGGAGCCACAAGCTTCTGGACGAGTCTGAGAGTCAGAGGACGCTGGTCTCAGACGAACTGAGCCCGGAGAGACTCGTGAGAGACACCCTTCATCAGATCCTGCGGCTCGGACGCCTCCTGCTCAACAGAACACAGCAGACCACG gGATCTGAAGTGATTGCGGATGAAGTGCTGAAGGAGGCATCGGATGCGGTTCCTCCACAGGCCGCAGTGACTCGTCTGCTCCAGATGGAGACGCTGTTGAGTCCCGCGCGCTACATCAGCACCTACCACACACCGCTACACCTGCGCCTGGACTCAG aATCTGTGTGGCCTGCAGGGGAACATCTTCAGATCGTTTGA